The following DNA comes from Treponema sp. J25.
TGCTCCATGATAAGGGAGACTATGGCAAAGGCTTTGCAGAGTTGGTAAAGCAATTTGCAGAAGAACGGGGAATCGAAGTGGCCCTCTTTGAGGGAGTTAACCCCGGTGCCCCTGATTACTCTGCGGTGGTCAATAAGATTGGTAATGCCAAAGTGGATGGCGTTGTGTGGGGTGGCTATCATCCTGAGGCGTCCAAGCTGGTTCAGCAGATGCGAGAAAAGGGAATCAATGTCCCGTTTATCTCTGATGACGGGGTAAAGGATAACACCTTTATCGAGGTAGCGGGGAAATATGCGGAGGGGGTCTATGCTACTGGCCCAACCGATACGACCCAGAATCCCCTTGCTATCAAGGCTATCGAAGATCATAAAAAAGAATTTGGTAGTGAACCCGGAGCTTTCTTCTTGAATGCCTATGCTGCTACCCAGGCTCTTTTGAATGCTATAGCCAAGGCTGGTACCACCGATTATGACAAGGTAGTGGCTGCTTTGCGTTCTGAATATGTAGAGACACCCCTCGGGAACATCAGCTTTGATGAGAAGGGCGATGTCATTGGCTATGGGTTCTCTGTCTTCCAGGTTCAAAATGGTAAATATGTGGAATTAAAGTAGCTAAAGAGATATAATGTATTCAGGCCGTTCCGGGGAATATAGCGGAACGGCTCATTTTTTTTCAGTGTCTCCTGTTGGTATATAATAGGAGTAAGGGTAGAACGCCCGAACATCGAGGACGGAAGGATGGAGTATTTCTTAAAACTCTTGTTAAGTGGTACCACAAAGGGGAGTATTTACGCGTTGATTGCCCTGGGGTACACCATGGTATATGGGGTTATTCAACTCATTAACTTTGCCCACGGCGAAATTTATATGATTGGCGGTTTTACAGCCCTTATTTTTGGAGGCTTTTTATATAGTATGGGATTGCCAGCGCCGGTGGTGTTACTTATTTCAGTGATTCTTGCTATTGTGTACGCAGCATCCTTCGGGTTTACGATTGAGAGAATCGCCTATCGTCCTTTACGGAATAAACCTCGTTTGTCTGCGCTTATCAGTGCTATAGGGATTTCTATCGTATTACAAAATTTTGTGCTTTTGGCTCAAACAGAAAAGTACCTTGCCTATCCTTCATACTTACCGGATCTTCCGTTCTTACAGCCGGTAAAACAATACATAAATGCAACGCAGTTTATTATTTTGATAGTGACAGCCCTCATCATGGTTTTTTTGACCATGTTGATAAAATATACGCGGATTGGAAAAGCCATGCGAGCCACCGCTCAGGATAAGGATATGGCGCAGCTCGTGGGCGTGAATATTAACCAGGTCATATCTATTACGTTTATTATTGGATCAAGCCTCGCTGCCATCGGTGGAGTACTGATTTGTTCCTATATGGGACAGATTAACTATTACATTGGGTTTATTGCGGGTATTAAGGCGTTTGTGGCTGCCGTTCTTGGCGGTATTGGCAGTATCCCGGGGGCGGTGCTCGGCAGTTTTGTCCTTGGATGGACGGAGAGCTTTGGAACCGGCTACCTTTCCAGTGATTACGAAGATGCCTTTGCCCTGCTTATTCTCGTTCTTATCCTTACGGTTAAACCGGAAGGCTTATTGGGTAAAAATCAAAAGCAGAAGGTATAGGTATGAAACAGAACGGGATACTAAAAGATATAGCCCAGGCCTTATTGCAAGGGGTGTGGTTTGTATTTCTCCTTTTCCCCTTGCTTGTAATGAAGGTTTCGGTAGTAGGTGGTGTGGCCTCGGTAACCTTCCGCTGGACCAATATCCCTTTGGTGTTTGTGGCTGCCGTTGGGGGTTCTCTCCTGTGGCGGTGGGCGCTCCGCTGGAATGAACAGAAAGGTGCCAGGGATCCGGAGAATTCCCTGGGGGTTCGTATCCAGAATGGAGTTTCCGCCTTTCTTAAACAAAATCGCCTTGCCCGGGTGGTGCTTCCCCTTCTCTTAATAGGGGCCCTTCTGGCATATCCCCTCGTTTCGGGGATGTACCACACCAATGTAATGATTTCTGCCCTTATTTATGTGATACTTGCCCTGGGGCTTAACATTGTAGTCGGTTTGGGAGGGCTCCTTAATTTAGGGTATGCCGCCTTTTTCGCAGTCGGTGCCTATACCTATGGTCTTCTCTGGAAACATACGGGACCCTGGCTTGCCCAGGTGGGAATAGATCCCTCCTGGCTGTTCTGGATTTCCCTTCCCTTCGCTGGCCTTGTGGCCTTACTTTTTGGGGTTCTCTTGAGTTTACCCGTATTGCGCCTGCGGGGAGATTACCTTGCTATCATCACCTTGGCCTTTGGGGAAATTTTTCGGATGGTCCTTCAGAACTCGGGAGATATCACCGGTGGTGCCACAGGGATCAGCCTTATTCCCCGGCCGTGGTTTTTTGGAGTAAAGCTAACACCCCATATGGCGGCGATCTATATTTACTATATCACCCTGTCTCTTGTGGTTTTTACTATTTTTGTGGTTCGCCGAATCGAAAATTCCCGGGTCGGGCGGGCCCTGGAGGCGATGCGGGAAGATGAAATCGCCTGTGAAGCCATGGGGATAGATCTGGTAAAGAACAAGCTGATTACCTTTGCGTTGGGGGCTTTCTGGGCAGGCGTGGCAGGGGTGCTTCTTGCTGCTCAGACGACCTATATCAATCCTGATAGTTTTACCCTCTGGGAATCGATTATGGTGCTCATGGCGGTGGTTATCGGAGGAACAGGTTCGATTCCGGGGGTTATCGCGGGAACGTTGGTTCTTAAGCTGCTGCCAGAGTATTTCCGGGCCCTGGCCCAGTATCGGATGCTTCTGTATGGAGTGGCCATGATCATAGTAATACTCTTTAAGAGTGATGGGCTTATTCCCCGGCGGCGTACCGAATATCGACTTGAGCAAGAGGGGTCGACATCTCCAGAGGGACACCTATGATACCAATGAAAGAAGACACCATCTTACAAATCGAAGGTCTTTCCATGGTTTTTGGAGGACTTCGAGCAATTGATAATGTGGATTTGTATATTAAGCGAGGTGAGATCTGCGCCCTTATAGGTCCGAATGGGGCTGGTAAGACCACAATTTTCAATTGTATTACGGGGGTCTATAAACCTACGGAAGGCACGATAGCTATCCGGAATCGAGATGGCACTCCAGAATACATCCATGGCTTAAAACCCCATGTAATTAATAAAAAGGGCCTTGCTCGGACCTTCCAGAACATCCGTCTTTTTTCCAACATGACCGTTTTGGAAAACGTTATGATTGGACGGCACAACTCCCTTACGGCGGGAGTGTTTCGTTCTATTTTTCGAGATGCGGCTACTCGACAAGAGGAAGAGCGGGTTATCGAAGAAAGCTATCAAATCCTAAGAAAGCTGAACCTTCATGAATTCGTGAATGAACGGGCATGCAATCTTCCCTATGGAGCACAGCGACGGCTGGAAATCGCCCGGGCGTTGGCGACCGATCCCTTCTTGTTGCTTCTGGATGAACCGGTGGCCGGTATGAACCCGCAGGAAACAAAGGAACTGGAGGAAACAATCCACCTTATCCGGGAAGAGGGACATCTTACGATTCTGCTCATTGAACATGACATGAGTCTTGTGATGAATGTATCAGAGCGCATATATGTGCTTGATTATGGACGGCTCATCGCCGAGGGAAGTCCTGGGGAGATAAAGTCCAATCCAGAAGTGATAAAGGCCTATCTGGGAGAAGCGTAGTATGGCAGTAATGGAGTTACGGGGCGTTCACACCTATTATGGCAATATTCATGCCCTGCGGGATATTTCGATTTCCGTAGAGGAAGGGGAAATCGTTACCCTCATTGGGGCCAATGGGGCAGGAAAAACAACCACCCTGATGAGTATCTGTGGTATTGTACCAGTGAGGGAAGGGGAGATTTATCTGGATGGGGTAAATATTACCCATCTTCCTCCCCACAAAATTGTGGAAATGGGGGTTTCCCAGGTACCAGAGGGACGCCGGATTTTCCCCCAGCTGACGGTGGCGGAAAACCTTGAAATGGGGGCTTACCTGCGAAAAGACAAGGACGCCATAAAGAGTGACATGGATCGGGTGTTTGATCTTTTCCCCCGCCTTGCGGAACGAAAAAACCAACTGGGAGGGACCTTGAGTGGGGGGGAACAACAGATGCTAGCCATTTCACGGGCTCTTATGGCCCGCCCTCGCATCCTTTTGATGGATGAGCCCTCCCTGGGGCTTGCACCCCTCATTGTTCAACATATTTTTGAGATTATCAAAAATATCAATGAGGAAAATCGAACCACCATTTTTCTGGTAGAACAGAATGCCCATATGGCCTTAAAAATCGCCCATAAAGGGTATGTTTTGCAGAATGGGGTCATAAAACTGAGTGATACGGCTGAACGATTATTGGCCAATGAAGAGGTGCAACGGGCCTATTTAGGGTTATAATAGAAGGTGGAGGTGTCGCTATGAACGTAGGACAACGAATGACAAGGAATCCCATAACCATCACGCCGGATATGTCGGTACCTGATGCGCAGGCCCTTATGAGAAAAGAAAAGATCCGGCGTCTCCCGGTGCTGGATAAGAATGGCAAACTGGTCGGTATTGTGACTGCCCGGGATCTGATTCATGCGTCCCCTTCGCCTGCGACAAGCCTGGACATGTATGAACTGCATTATCTGCTTTCGAAATTAAAGGTTGAAAAAGTGATGAGCCATCCGGTTATTACGGTCACCGAGGATCTCCCTATCGAAGAAGCGGCCCGTATCATGGCGGATAATAATATCTCTGGTCTTCCGGTAATGCGCGGTGAAGTGTTAGTAGGAATTATTACCGAATCGGACCTCTTTAAGTTATTTATTGAGCTTTTTGGGGCCCGGCATCAGGGTATCCGTCTTACCGTATTGCTTCCTGAAAAACGGGGAGAACTGGCGGAGGTATCGAGCGCCATAGCTAAAAACGGGGGAAACATCATTTCCTTTGCCACCTTTGAAGGGGAGGACCCCACCAATTCCTACTGTACGATTAAGGTGAATGGGATTGATCGGGAAACGCTCCTTGATGTGATAACACCCCTGGTTACTCGTATTGTGGATATCCGGGAAAGCTAGCAAATCCTTTACCCAGGTTATGAAATTGCCTGGATCGAAAGGACTTGAGGGATACTGCGGAGGTTTTTCATTACCTGTTTCAGGTCGTTGCGATGTTCCAGTTTCATGGTAAAGTAGCCTGTTAAACGGTCGGCACTTATTTCCTCAAGGCGGCCTTCCAGCAGATGCCCCTGTTGTTTTCGTATTGCCCCTTCTATGGCGGAAAAGAGGTCCGCCGTTTTGCGGGCTTCGATCTTAAAATGTTTAACCAGGGTGCTTTCGGCATTTTCCCACTCTACCTCCACCCGCCGTTTTTCAAAGTCCGGGATGGAAGCAATGTTCCGACAGCTTTTCTTGTGGATAATGATTCCCCGCCCGCGGGAAACGTACCCTACGATAGGATCGCCGGTTATGGGCCGGCAGCATTGGGCAAAGCGGATCATCATGTTTTTTTCATCTTCCACACGGACCTGCAGGATGCTGCTTTGCCCTGGCGGTAGGGAAGGCTGAACGGTTTGCACAGAAGGTTCTGGTTTAGGGGCGACGGGCGCTTGCTGACTCACCGCCGCAGTAGTGCCAGCGGATGCAGAGGGTATTGTGGCGGGCCTTTTCTTAGCCACAATGTTTTTATCGATGATAAGGGTTTCATCGTGCTGTTGAAGCCATGAGCGGATTTTACTCCTGGCCCGGGCGGTTTTTACGGCCCGAAGCCAGTTAAGGTGGGGATGGGCCTGAGGGGAGGTTAGAATCTCTACCACCTGGGTGTTTTTTAATTCCGCTGTAAGGGGAATGATAGCCCCGTCAGCTTTTGCTCCATAGCAATGGTCCCCAATATCGGTATGGATGTGATAGGCAAAATCAATGGGCGTAGACCCTGCCGGTAGTTCTATCACCTTGCCTTTGGGGGTAAACACAAAGATGGAATCTTTTAGAAGTTCCCGCTTGATATCATCCAGGAAGGTCGTCATATCTAGATCCTTCCAGGCCTTAAGCCGATTCACGATGGAAAGATCCTCGGGACGAACGATTTCCTTGGTGGTCCCCTTTTTATAAAGCCAGTGGCTCGCAATTCCATACTCGGCCACCTGATGCATGTCCCAGGTGCGGATCTGGATTTCCAGCAGTTTACCGTCGTAACTCATCACGGTGGTATGGAGACTCTGATAGCCGTTTGATTTGGGCATGGCGATATAGTCTTTAAAACGCCCTTCGATGGGTTTCCACAGCCGGTGTACGGTTCCCAGCAGGGTGTAGCAATCTTCGACGGTGTTGCAAAGAATACGGATCCCAAATAGATCATACAATTCGTCGGGATTCTTATTCCGTTTGCGCATTTTCTGGTAGATTGAGTAAAAATGTTTCGCCCTGGCATTCACGGTGACGGGAATGCCGAGATTTTTGGTTTCCTTGTAGAGGGCTTCCTGGACCTTTTCTAGAAATTCGGTACGGGCGCTCTTTTTTAAGGCTACGATGTTTTTGATTTGATCATATACGTCCCGGTTAAGATGTTTCAGGGAAAGGTCTTCTAATTCATCCTTAAGCCAGGAAATACCGAGGCGATCCGCAAGGGGCGCGTAAATGTCCAGACATTCCTGGGCATTCAGCTTTCTTCGTTCCTCAGGGAGATGATCCAGGGTGCGCATGTTGTGAAGCTTGTCGGCCAGTTTTATAAGGATCACCCGAATATCCTGGACCATGGCGAAAAGCATCTTTCGAATGTTTTCGGCTTCCTGAATCGTTTTGTTGTTGGCCTGGATGTCGGCAATTTTGGTGACCCCCTCTACCAGTTTAAGGACCGTTTTCCCGAACTTCTCTTCGATTTCTGCAGGGGTAGCGCTGGTGTCTTCCAGGGTATCGTGTAAAAGGGCCGCAATAATGGTGTCAGCGTCCAGGCGGAGATCCAGCAGGATAAGCGCCACTTCAAGGGGGTGAATAAAATAGGGATCCCCGCTGGCCCGTTTCTGTTCCCCATGGAGCGATTCTGACCATGCGAGGGCTTCCCGAAGGCGTTGTTGCTCTTCTTGGGTGTATGCTTCGGTTATCTTTTGTAAAAAAAGCGTAACGAGCTCATCCATTCTGTTTTCTGTTCCACCTTCTCCTGGAGTCGAGGGATTAAAAATCCCTTCGTCCTCGGGGATTTCAGGGTCTCTTTCCCTTCTATCATCTTAAAAATTTACAAAAAACCTTAGGTATTTGACCAGCCGCTAGGGCTTAATTCCCCGACTTACCCGGGGTAGCCCCGCCAGGTCGCTATAGGTATCTATCCCTATAAAGCCCGCTTTGTGCAAGAGGGTCCGTATGGATTCGACTTGACTGCTGTCGGATTCAAGAAAAAGGGCTCCCCCTGGTTCAAGGTACGAGGGCGCCATGGCGATGATACGTCGAATAAGATCCAGCCCATCGTCCCCCCCATCTAAGGCGCCAAGCGGTTCCTGTTGGACCTCTCTGGAAAGATGAGAAATCAGCGACCGGGGCACGTAGGGCGGGTTGGTGACAATACAATGAAAGGTCCCCCGGATGTTCTCGAAAAGATCGCCCCGACAAAAGTGGATGGCCCCGGGTCCTACAAGGCGCTCGGCGTTTTTCTGGGCAATCGCCAGGGCCCTCTCTGAAATATCGCTGGCCCATACCTCAAGGGAGGGAAGTAGCCTTTTTATGGCCACCGCGATACAACCAGATCCTGTGCAGAGATCGAGGGCTCGAAGGGAAGCTCCGGTTGTGACGGGCCTTTTAGAGAATTCTCTCAGCCAGGCCAGGGCCTGTTCAACAAGACCCTCTGTTTCGGGCCGGGGTACAAGCACATCGGGGGTCACAATAAAATCAAGGCCCATAAATTCCCGGTGTCCCGTAAGGTATGCCACACACAGACCTTTGCGCCGCTCCTCGAGGAGGGTCCTATAAGCGTTCCATTGGGATGGGGTAAGGGATGCCTCTGGATGGGCAAGGAGCCAGCTGCGATCAACCCCGAGGACATGGGCAAGAAGAAGCGCCGCATCTAAAGGGGCGCTTTCGATGCCCGCTTCCTGTAAATGTGTGCTACCGTAGCGACGAGCTTCGGCAATGTTCATGAAGCGGTGGCTTTAAGGAGTTCTTCCCGGGCAGAGAGTTTTAGGGCGTCGAAGAGTTCCTGCAGGTCCCCCTGCATGATAAGGTCAAGCTTATACAGGGTGAGGTTGATCCGGTGGTCCGTAAGTCGATTCTGCGGAAAGTTATAGGTCCTGATTCGTTCGGACCGATCCCCGGTTCCTACCTGGCTTTTGCGGGCCTCCGCCCGTTCTGCCTGGCGTTTGGCTTCTTCCATTTCGAATAAGCGGGCCCGCAGAATGCGCATGGCCTTGGCTTTGTTCTTGATCTGGCTTTTTTCGTCCTGGCAGTGGACCACGATTCCCGTCGGAAGGTGGGTAATGCGGACCGCCGAATCGGTGGTGTTTACGCACTGGCCCCCCGGACCACCGGCCCGCATGACATCGATCCGCAGGTCCTCGGGCCGAATTTCTATTTCTGTTTCTTCCGCCTCTGGGAGAACCGCTACCGTCACCGTAGAGGTATGGATTCGTCCTGAAGCTTCGGTGGCGGGGACCCGTTGTACCCGATGCACCCCCGATTCATACCGCAGGTTCTCGTACACATTTTTCCCCGCAATGGAAAAAATAATTTCCTTTAAGCCACCGAGTTCGGTTTCATTGGAACTCATGACTTCGATTTTCCAGCCCTGGTTTTCTGCATACCGGGAGTACATACGAAAGAGGTCCGCCGCAAACAGGGCCGCTTCATCTCCACCCGCACCGCCTCGAATCTCCATGATGATGTTTTTTTCGTCCAGGGGATCCCGGGGAATCAAAAGGAACTTAAGACGGTCCTTCGCATCCTGTAACTGAATCTCCAGTTCCCGCAGTTCTTCTTTTATCAGTTCCTTCATGCCCGGGTCTTTTTCTTCTTTAAGTAAGGCTTCGGTTTCCTGGATGTTTTTCTCTAATTCTTCGCAGCGCCGGTGGGCTTCCACGATTTCTGAGAGCTGGGCGTGCTCTTTCATGACGTCCCGGTATTTTTTGGGGTCCTTTGCCAGGTTGGGATCTTGAACCAGCAGGTCCAGCTCTTTAAATCGTTCCTGTATCGATACGAGTCGCTCGTTCACTTAGTCCTTCTCCTTAAAATAGGGACAGGTGTAAATAACCAGTTCCATCTGAATCTCTTCGTGGTTAAAGGGTTTTACGGCATCCATCAGGGCCTTTTGAATACGGCAATGATTGTGTTGTACACAGATAGGGCAGGCCCCGTTGCCACGGGAATTGAGCTCTATATTCATACTTCAGCATATCAAAAATTGATGTTTTTCGCAATCTCTGATTGACGGCTCCATTCATACAAAAGATACCGAAGTCGGTCATCAATCAGTTTTAAATGCTGTTGACAGGTGGGGCACAAAAAACGGCCCCCCGCATCCAGATGTTCTTTGGCACACTGGATACAGTAAATTTTCCCGCAGGAAGGACACATACCGGCGGGAAGGTCCTCCGGAGGCTGGGCCACCAGCTTGAGGGGCGGCACGGGAGGAAGCTGTCGGGGAAGTCGCCACAGGCGCTGACAGACCGAACAGGTGACTTTCTCCGTGGTACTTTCAAGGTATTGTTCTTCTAATGCCGTAATAGCAGCCTCCAATTCCGTATCCTCTCTGTTTCGAAGGGTCTTAAGCTTATCGATAAGTTCCCGGGCCTGTTGCCAGCGTCCCATGGTGAGGTACAGCCAGGCCAGTTCTTGATACAGATGGACCTCCTCTGGGGCGGCTTCGATTGCCAATCGGTAGGCCACTTCTGCCCGGGGGAATTCCCCTTTCTTGGTGGCCACATAGCCAATAAGATCCAGAATACGGGAAAGGTAGGGCTCTTTCCCTTCGGTTTCATAGGCATCTGCCAGGATATCGTCCGCTTCTCCGTACAACCCCATATCGATAAGCAGGTGTGCCCGGGAAAGTTGGTATTCAATGGATCGGGGATTCTTTCTCAGCGCTTCCTGAAAAGCCTCGTCTGCTTCTTCAAACCGTCCGAGACGATACAGGATGGTTCCCTTTTCGTGAGCCGCTTCTCCGGTGGTATCGTCGTGCTCGTAGCGACTTACCAGTTCTAGGGCCTGGGCAGGCTCTCCCTGAAGGTACAGAAGCTCTGCCTGGTTGATAATGAGGGGTATTTCTTCGCCTAAGAGTTCCCGGGCCTTTTCAAGATGAATTTTGGCGGTCGTTACATCTCCCTTTGCCATGGCGATCTGGGCGGCCAGGTTGTGGATCCATCCATTACCGGGATCCAGCCGCAGGGCCTCTTCCAGGTGATAGAGGGTTTTTCCATCATGGGTGGAGCCATAGAGGATGAAGCGGCTCTCGGCAAGTCGAAAATGAAAGGTTGCCACCGCAGGATCGAGGGCAATGGCTTCTTCTAATAGGGAGAGCGCCTTTTTCCGATGCCCCTCCTGAATGCTGATCAGGGCCAGGAGATACGGAACGGCCGCGTCTTCCTGGGCATTAAGGGTGTGGGCCCGTTCCAGTTCATGTTGCGCTTTGGGGTATTCTTCCACCGCAAAAAAATACTTCCCTATAATCCCGTGGGCCTCGGCAGAGCTAGACCCCAGTTCCTGGAGTCGGGGGATAAGAAGCTCCAGGTCATGATACTGTTCCTGGTTAAGGAACAGTTTCCCTGCCTTACAGTACCATCGCAGGGCTTCCTCTGGGTTTCCCAGTTTTTCGAAGGTGGAGCCAATGTTTTGGGCCAAAAGGCCGTTGTCATTATCCTTTTGAAAGGCCTCCTGATAGGAACTCAGGGCCTCTTCGTACAGGCCAAGCTGAAAGGCCCCGTGGGCCTGCAAGGTGTGAAGCACCGGATCCTGGGGAAAAAAGCCCAGGGCTTCCCGGGTAAGCTCTATCAATTCTCCGTAGCGGTCCTGGAGATACAGGATTTTTGCCTTCTCTGCCAGGGCAGCGCGGGATTCTTCGGCCTGACTATCTACTTCTATGCAGTGGTCGAAATATTCTTCCGCTTCTTGGTGAAGCCCCAGGAGCAGGGCCGAACGACCCGCCAACAGCAGTTCCGAAGCTGTCCGAGGACCAGGACGTTCTTTCCAAAGCCGTTTCAGCTGAACCAGGGCTGCGTGGGGTTGGTTCATCACAAAAAAGGTTTCCGCCAGATTATAGCGAGCACTGGGACTAATCGGGATAAAAGAGGTCCAGCGGATGTAATAGGCTTCTACGTTCAAAGGCCGGGAATCCACGTGGAGATGGCGGAAGAGGAGAGATGCCGATTGGTGAGTTTCCTTTGGTTTTTCGTAAAGCACTCCCAAAAGGGCAAGCCGACCTTCGGGAATGGTGGCATCCTGGATTTCGGCGGCCCATCGATTGTTGATAAGAATACACATCCGTTCCCCAGAGACGATAAGCCCAATTTGAACCGCCGTGATTGGGACGGAAAGGGATACCGGCGGAACAGAGGGGTTTTCTTGCCTTGTCTTCTCAGACTGGAACTGTTCTCTGGTTTTCCCTGAAGCTTCCTTTTCCTGACTCCGGGGTATTTCGGTCCACCCAATAAGAGGCATGGTCCGGCCGTTAAAGAGGAGATCCAGCCGAAAATAGCCCCTATTGGAAACCAGCAGGGAATAATAGGAACTGTCATCAACCCGATGAAACTGAAGCCCCCCCGCATAATACGCCGTAGGTGTAGAAAAATGAACATCAAGCTGAATAAAAAGATCTTGATAGC
Coding sequences within:
- a CDS encoding tetratricopeptide repeat protein, whose protein sequence is MWKLIVQFFRMLFKKKEDDPDQIKEEVWTTDLSHPGKGRFIPEESTKYRGFYTKQGFTLELYHEHTLTWIEDPLYRYQDLFIQLDVHFSTPTAYYAGGLQFHRVDDSSYYSLLVSNRGYFRLDLLFNGRTMPLIGWTEIPRSQEKEASGKTREQFQSEKTRQENPSVPPVSLSVPITAVQIGLIVSGERMCILINNRWAAEIQDATIPEGRLALLGVLYEKPKETHQSASLLFRHLHVDSRPLNVEAYYIRWTSFIPISPSARYNLAETFFVMNQPHAALVQLKRLWKERPGPRTASELLLAGRSALLLGLHQEAEEYFDHCIEVDSQAEESRAALAEKAKILYLQDRYGELIELTREALGFFPQDPVLHTLQAHGAFQLGLYEEALSSYQEAFQKDNDNGLLAQNIGSTFEKLGNPEEALRWYCKAGKLFLNQEQYHDLELLIPRLQELGSSSAEAHGIIGKYFFAVEEYPKAQHELERAHTLNAQEDAAVPYLLALISIQEGHRKKALSLLEEAIALDPAVATFHFRLAESRFILYGSTHDGKTLYHLEEALRLDPGNGWIHNLAAQIAMAKGDVTTAKIHLEKARELLGEEIPLIINQAELLYLQGEPAQALELVSRYEHDDTTGEAAHEKGTILYRLGRFEEADEAFQEALRKNPRSIEYQLSRAHLLIDMGLYGEADDILADAYETEGKEPYLSRILDLIGYVATKKGEFPRAEVAYRLAIEAAPEEVHLYQELAWLYLTMGRWQQARELIDKLKTLRNREDTELEAAITALEEQYLESTTEKVTCSVCQRLWRLPRQLPPVPPLKLVAQPPEDLPAGMCPSCGKIYCIQCAKEHLDAGGRFLCPTCQQHLKLIDDRLRYLLYEWSRQSEIAKNINF